One genomic window of Corynebacterium sp. sy039 includes the following:
- a CDS encoding aspartate-semialdehyde dehydrogenase produces the protein MVTIAIVGATGQVGRVMRDILEERAFPCEAIRFFASARSAGTTLSFRGEDIEVEDVAIQDEHSLAGIDIALFSAGGATSQRYAPLFAAAGATVVDNSSAWRKDEQVPLIVSEVNPADKDHLPKGIIANPNCTTMALMPVAKALHDVAGLRTLHVASYQAVSGSGIAGVETLLKQTAQIGDRAAELVRDGSVLEPEDLGPYVAPIAFNALPFAGNLVDDGSLETDEEQKLRNESRKILGLPDLSVAGTCVRVPVFTGHTMVVHAQFERAITPEQAREVLAQAPGVLVVDVPTPLAAAGRDESLVGRIRQDQTVADNRGLVFVVSGDNLRKGAALNTIQIAELLVQG, from the coding sequence ATGGTTACCATTGCAATCGTTGGTGCGACGGGGCAAGTTGGACGAGTAATGCGCGACATACTAGAGGAGCGTGCTTTTCCATGTGAGGCTATTCGTTTTTTTGCCTCTGCGCGTTCTGCTGGTACAACTTTGAGTTTCCGTGGTGAGGACATCGAAGTTGAAGATGTGGCAATTCAAGATGAGCACTCATTGGCTGGTATTGATATTGCATTATTTTCTGCTGGTGGTGCTACGTCTCAGCGCTATGCACCACTTTTTGCTGCGGCAGGCGCAACTGTGGTGGATAATTCCTCTGCATGGCGCAAAGATGAGCAGGTGCCGCTGATTGTTTCCGAGGTGAACCCAGCAGATAAGGATCATTTGCCTAAGGGAATCATCGCTAACCCTAATTGCACCACTATGGCATTGATGCCTGTGGCAAAGGCATTGCATGATGTGGCTGGGTTACGCACTCTTCATGTTGCTTCTTATCAGGCGGTATCTGGTTCTGGGATTGCTGGTGTTGAGACATTGCTCAAGCAGACTGCTCAGATTGGTGATCGTGCTGCTGAGTTGGTGCGTGACGGTAGTGTGTTAGAGCCGGAGGATCTTGGTCCTTATGTGGCACCTATTGCTTTTAATGCGTTGCCTTTTGCGGGGAATCTCGTCGATGATGGTTCTTTAGAGACTGATGAGGAACAAAAACTTCGCAATGAGTCTCGTAAGATTTTGGGTCTGCCAGATCTTAGTGTTGCTGGTACGTGTGTACGTGTTCCAGTGTTTACTGGGCATACGATGGTAGTTCATGCTCAATTTGAGCGTGCGATTACCCCAGAGCAAGCCCGTGAGGTTCTCGCGCAAGCGCCAGGAGTGTTGGTTGTCGATGTGCCTACGCCTCTGGCTGCTGCTGGCCGTGATGAGTCTTTGGTGGGGCGTATTCGCCAAGATCAAACTGTGGCAGATAACCGTGGTTTAGTTTTTGTGGTTTCGGGTGATAATCTGCGCAAAGGCGCGGCATTGAATACCATCCAGATTGCCGAGCTATTAGTGCAGGGCTAA
- a CDS encoding aspartate kinase, whose product MALVVQKYGGSSLESAERIRRVAERIVATKKRGHDVVVVCSAMGDTTDELLDLAAQVNPVPPARELDMLLTAGERISNALVAMAIESFGAQAQSFTGSQAGVITTERHGNARIVDVTPGRVREALDEGKICIVAGFQGVNRESKDITTLGRGGSDTTAVALAAALKADVCEIYSDVDGVYTADPRIVPKARKLEQLSFEEMLELAAVGSKILVLRSVEYARAFGVPLRVRSSYSNDPGTLVTGSMEDIPVEEAVLTGVATDKSEAKITVLGIPDSPGAAATVFRALADAEINIDMVLQNISSLEDNRTDITFTCPRADGPRAMELLTPLKEKGDWQNILYDDQIGKVSLVGAGMKSHPGVTAVFCEALRDKGINIELISTSEIRISVLIRESELDEAARAIHDAFELGGEVEATVYAGTGR is encoded by the coding sequence GTGGCACTTGTGGTGCAGAAATATGGAGGTTCTTCGCTAGAGAGCGCGGAACGAATCCGACGAGTGGCGGAACGGATTGTTGCGACCAAAAAGCGTGGGCATGATGTCGTTGTTGTGTGCTCGGCTATGGGAGATACCACCGATGAGCTGCTTGATCTTGCAGCGCAAGTTAATCCGGTGCCGCCAGCTCGTGAGTTAGATATGTTGCTTACCGCAGGCGAGCGCATTTCTAATGCCTTGGTGGCAATGGCAATTGAGTCCTTTGGTGCGCAGGCGCAATCCTTTACGGGTTCGCAGGCGGGGGTGATTACTACAGAACGCCATGGTAATGCGCGTATTGTTGATGTTACTCCAGGTCGTGTGCGCGAAGCTCTCGACGAAGGAAAAATCTGCATTGTTGCTGGTTTTCAGGGGGTTAATCGTGAGTCTAAGGACATCACTACCCTTGGTCGTGGTGGTTCTGATACTACGGCTGTGGCTCTTGCTGCTGCCTTAAAAGCGGATGTGTGTGAAATTTACTCGGATGTTGATGGTGTTTATACTGCTGATCCGCGTATTGTTCCTAAGGCGCGTAAGTTAGAGCAGCTTTCTTTTGAGGAGATGCTTGAGCTTGCGGCTGTGGGCTCAAAAATTCTTGTGTTGCGTAGCGTGGAGTATGCCCGTGCTTTTGGGGTGCCGTTGCGTGTTCGTTCGTCGTATAGCAATGATCCCGGTACGTTGGTGACCGGTTCAATGGAGGATATTCCTGTGGAAGAAGCAGTATTAACTGGTGTGGCAACTGATAAGTCTGAGGCAAAAATTACGGTGTTGGGTATTCCAGACTCGCCCGGTGCTGCTGCGACGGTATTCCGTGCTCTTGCTGATGCCGAGATTAACATTGATATGGTGTTGCAGAATATCTCCTCGTTGGAAGATAACCGCACAGATATTACGTTCACATGTCCGCGTGCCGACGGTCCGCGCGCTATGGAGTTGCTGACCCCATTAAAAGAAAAAGGTGATTGGCAAAATATCCTTTACGACGATCAAATCGGCAAGGTTTCTTTGGTGGGTGCTGGTATGAAATCGCACCCAGGTGTGACTGCAGTGTTCTGTGAGGCATTGCGCGATAAAGGTATCAACATTGAGTTGATTTCTACTTCTGAGATTCGCATTTCGGTGTTGATTCGAGAGTCTGAATTAGATGAAGCAGCACGAGCTATCCATGATGCTTTTGAGTTGGGCGGCGAGGTAGAAGCTACTGTTTATGCTGGTACCGGTCGCTAG
- a CDS encoding RNA polymerase sigma factor, with amino-acid sequence MTDGDHRTAHDNYVTELALAAGKGDRQALNTFIKETQSDVWRLLAHLGGVDSADDLTQETYLRVIKSLPRFAARSSARTWLLAVARRAWLDNIRHDMARPKKASAQVEHVSAISEATWSEWVDIHLLIDDLPPERREALILTQILGYSYEEAAKIANVRIGTIRSRVARARADIIAAAHPNHTQERKLS; translated from the coding sequence ATGACCGACGGCGATCACCGCACAGCACATGATAATTATGTCACCGAACTAGCCCTTGCAGCAGGCAAAGGCGATCGCCAAGCACTCAACACTTTTATCAAAGAAACACAATCCGACGTATGGCGGTTACTCGCCCACCTCGGCGGCGTCGACAGTGCCGACGACCTCACCCAAGAAACATATCTGAGAGTTATTAAGTCACTGCCACGCTTTGCCGCACGCTCCTCTGCCCGCACCTGGCTCCTCGCCGTAGCACGACGCGCATGGCTCGACAATATCCGCCACGACATGGCGCGCCCCAAAAAAGCTAGTGCCCAAGTAGAACACGTTAGCGCAATAAGCGAAGCCACATGGTCAGAATGGGTAGATATTCACCTACTTATCGACGACCTTCCCCCGGAGCGTCGTGAAGCACTTATTTTGACGCAAATACTGGGCTACTCCTACGAAGAAGCAGCAAAAATAGCCAATGTTCGCATTGGCACGATTCGATCTCGAGTAGCACGGGCACGCGCAGACATCATTGCTGCTGCGCACCCGAACCACACCCAAGAACGTAAACTCTCCTAA
- a CDS encoding catalase: MSAVDPILSNGEIPATSSHTTRHNGAPVASENISITQGAQGANVLNDIHLIEKLAHFNRERVPERNPHAKGHGAFGELHITEDVSRYTKAQLFQKGVVTPMAVRFSTVAGEQGSPDTWRDVHGFALRFWTKEGNYDIVGNNTPTFFLRDGIKFPDFIHSQKRMGANGLRNADMQWDFWTRTPESAHQVTYLMGDRGTPKTSRHQDGFGSHTFQWINAQGTPVWVKYHFKTRQGWDCFTDEQAQEMAGKNADHHREDLYNAIERGDYPIWDVKVQIMPFEEAKTYKYNPFDLTKTWSQQDYPLIDVGYFILNRNPHNFFAQIEQLALDPSNLVPGIGLSPDRMLQARVFAYADAQRYRIGANYRQLPINKPINTVNTYSHEGAMAYEFNPADAPVYSPNRFDKGAGYLDDGATSSSGVGYGQAHDLYINPDPHGTDLVREAYVKHEADDDFIQAGILYREVMDEGEKERLAHNIAGAMVGVSEQVEQRVYQYWDNVDKQLGQRVREVFATKK, encoded by the coding sequence ATGTCAGCTGTCGATCCAATTCTGAGCAACGGGGAGATACCAGCCACATCTTCTCATACCACACGCCATAATGGTGCTCCAGTAGCCAGTGAAAATATCTCTATCACCCAAGGCGCTCAAGGAGCTAATGTGCTCAATGACATTCACCTCATTGAAAAATTAGCGCATTTCAATCGCGAACGTGTCCCAGAGCGCAATCCACACGCAAAAGGCCACGGCGCCTTTGGCGAACTACACATCACCGAGGATGTTTCGCGCTATACCAAAGCACAGTTATTCCAAAAAGGCGTGGTCACGCCTATGGCAGTACGCTTTTCTACCGTCGCTGGTGAACAAGGCTCCCCAGATACCTGGCGTGATGTGCACGGTTTTGCCTTAAGATTTTGGACCAAAGAAGGCAACTATGACATCGTTGGCAATAACACCCCAACTTTTTTCTTGCGCGATGGCATAAAGTTCCCAGATTTTATCCACTCCCAAAAACGCATGGGTGCAAACGGATTGCGCAATGCTGATATGCAATGGGACTTCTGGACCCGAACACCAGAATCAGCACACCAAGTTACCTATCTTATGGGGGACCGGGGAACACCAAAAACCTCGCGCCACCAGGATGGATTTGGCTCGCACACCTTCCAGTGGATCAATGCACAAGGAACACCGGTATGGGTGAAATATCACTTTAAGACTCGCCAGGGCTGGGACTGCTTCACCGATGAACAAGCTCAAGAAATGGCAGGTAAGAATGCCGATCATCATCGTGAAGATCTCTACAATGCCATCGAAAGAGGCGATTACCCCATCTGGGATGTCAAAGTGCAAATAATGCCTTTCGAGGAGGCAAAGACTTACAAGTACAATCCTTTTGACCTCACAAAAACTTGGTCACAGCAGGATTATCCGCTTATCGACGTCGGGTATTTCATTCTCAATCGCAACCCACATAATTTCTTTGCACAGATTGAGCAACTAGCTCTTGATCCATCCAATCTTGTTCCTGGTATTGGACTATCACCAGATAGAATGTTGCAAGCTCGTGTGTTCGCCTATGCCGATGCTCAGCGGTATCGCATTGGGGCAAATTATCGCCAACTTCCGATCAATAAGCCAATAAACACCGTCAATACTTATTCCCATGAAGGCGCTATGGCTTATGAGTTCAACCCGGCCGATGCGCCAGTGTATAGCCCTAATCGCTTTGATAAAGGTGCTGGTTATCTCGATGATGGTGCAACATCTTCCTCAGGTGTGGGATATGGTCAGGCGCATGACCTCTACATTAATCCTGACCCGCACGGTACCGATCTGGTGCGTGAGGCATATGTTAAGCATGAAGCCGATGATGATTTCATTCAGGCGGGAATTCTTTACCGTGAGGTCATGGATGAGGGCGAGAAAGAACGCCTAGCGCATAATATCGCTGGGGCGATGGTTGGTGTTTCTGAGCAGGTAGAACAGCGGGTGTACCAGTATTGGGATAACGTCGATAAGCAATTAGGGCAACGCGTTCGAGAGGTATTTGCGACCAAGAAGTAA